One window of the Zea mays cultivar B73 chromosome 3, Zm-B73-REFERENCE-NAM-5.0, whole genome shotgun sequence genome contains the following:
- the LOC100281468 gene encoding Probable protein phosphatase 2C 6: protein MEDVVAVVASLSAPPAPAFSPAAAGLTLIAAAVADPIAAVVVGAMEGVSVPVTVPPVRTASAVDDDALAPGEEGGDASLAGSPCSVVSDCSSVASADFEGVGLCFFGAAAGAEGGPMVLEDSTASAATVEAEARVAAGGRSVFAVDCVPLWGYTSICGRRPEMEDAVAIVPRFFDLPLWLLTGNAMVDGLDPMTFRLPAHFFGVYDGHGGAQVANYCRERLHVALLEQLSRIEETACAANLGDMEFKKQWEKVFVDSYARVDDEVGGNTMRGGGEEAGTSDAAMTLVPEPVAPETVGSTAVVAVICSSHIIVSNCGDSRAVLCRGKQPVPLSVDHKPNREDEYARIEAEGGKVIQWNGYRVFGVLAMSRSIGDRYLKPWIIPVPEVTIVPRAKDDECLILASDGLWDVMSNEEVCEIARKRILLWHKKNSTSSSSAPRVGDSADSAAQAAAECLSKLALQKGSKDNITVVVVDLKAQRKFKSKT from the exons ATGGAAGACGTCGTAGCAGTCGTGGCGTCACTCTCCGCGCCGCCGGCGCCGGCGTTTAGCCCCGCCGCGGCGGGGCTCACGCTGATCGCCGCGGCGGTCGCGGACCCGATCGCCGCGGTGGTCGTCGGAGCCATGGAGGGGGTCTCCGTGCCCGTGACTGTGCCCCCGGTCAGGACGGCGTCCGCGGTGGACGACGACGCGCTGGCGCCGGGAGAGGAAGGGGGAGACGCCTCTTTGGCCGGGAGCCCGTGCTCGGTGGTCAGCGACTGTAGCAGCGTGGCCAGCGCTGATTTCGAGGGGGTCGGGCTGTGTTTCTTCGGCGCGGCAGCAGGCGCGGAGGGTGGTCCCATGGTGTTGGAGGACTCGACCGCGTCTGCAGCCACGGTCGAGGCGGAGGCCAGGGTCGCGGCTGGTGGGAGGAGTGTCTTCGCCGTGGACTGCGTGCCGCTGTGGGGCTACACTTCCATATGCGGCCGCCGTCCGGAGATGGAGGATGCCGTTGCTATAGTGCCGCGATTCTTTGACTTGCCACTCTGGTTGCTCACCGGCAATGCGATGGTCGATGGCCTCGATCCCATGACGTTCCGCTTACCTGCACATTTCTTTGGTGTCTATGACGGACACGGTGGTGCACAG GTAGCAAATTACTGTCGGGAACGCCTCCATGTGGCCCTACTGGAGCAGCTGAGCAGGATAGAGGAGACTGCGTGTGCAGCTAACTTGGGAGACATGGAGTTCAAGAAACAGTGGGAAAAGGTCTTTGTGGATTCTTATGCTAGAGTGGATGACGAGGTTGGGGGAAACACGATGAGGGGAGGTGGTGAAGAAGCAGGCACAAGTGATGCTGCTATGACACTCGTGCCAGAACCTGTGGCACCTGAGACGGTGGGTTCGACGGCGGTCGTCGCTGTCATCTGCTCCTCACATATCATTGTCTCCAACTGTGGAGATTCACGGGCAGTGCTCTGCCGAGGCAAGCAGCCTGTGCCTCTGTCGGTGGATCATAAA CCTAACAGGGAGGATGAGTATGCAAGGATTGAGGCAGAGGGTGGCAAGGTCATACAATGGAACGGTTATCGAGTTTTCGGTGTTCTTGCAATGTCGCGATCAATTG GTGACAGATATCTGAAGCCATGGATAATTCCAGTCCCAGAGGTAACAATAGTTCCGCGGGCTAAGGATGACGAGTGCCTTATTCTTGCCAGTGACGGCCTCTGGGATGTAATGTCAAATGAAGAGGTATGTGAAATCGCTCGCAAGCGGATACTTCTGTGGCACAAAAAGAACAGCACAAGCTCATCATCAGCCCCACGGGTTGGTGACTCCGCAGACTCAGCCGCTCAAGCGGCTGCTGAATGCTTGTCAAAGCTTGCTCTTCAGAAGGGGAGCAAAGACAACATTACTGTCGTGGTAGTTGATCTGAAAGCACAGCGCAAGTTCAAGAGCAAAACTTAA